In Acidobacteriota bacterium, one genomic interval encodes:
- a CDS encoding sugar phosphate isomerase/epimerase, translated as MLTLGIVADEISRDFRRASQIGIAAGLRRYEIRFLKSGRAPMCDPAELLEIERICDGEGLEITALSPGLFKWTDSTEKFLREMADVFPCSVELAKRWNLTALVVFGFCKPNAKEETADLIPGDNPPSWVVDSLTEAATKAGEAGLRLLIEPEPVCWADTGAATVNLICATHATNLGINYDPCNVAWMLRRDPIDEFETVAQFIANVHIKDQIDAPRGSGMPIWVVPGQGMMDYRPHFAALKRMGYSGNISLEPHMDGSLETILNCKRAVERLWDEA; from the coding sequence ATGCTTACTCTTGGAATTGTTGCTGACGAAATCAGTCGTGATTTTCGCCGAGCTTCGCAAATTGGAATTGCCGCCGGGTTGCGACGCTATGAAATTCGCTTTTTGAAATCCGGGCGTGCGCCGATGTGCGATCCGGCAGAGTTGCTGGAAATCGAGCGCATCTGTGACGGCGAAGGCTTGGAAATTACTGCTTTGTCGCCGGGTTTGTTCAAATGGACGGATTCCACAGAAAAATTTCTGCGCGAAATGGCCGACGTGTTTCCGTGTTCGGTCGAATTGGCCAAACGCTGGAACCTGACGGCACTGGTGGTGTTTGGATTCTGTAAGCCGAACGCGAAGGAAGAAACCGCTGATTTGATCCCCGGCGACAATCCGCCGAGTTGGGTGGTGGATTCGTTGACCGAGGCAGCAACGAAAGCAGGCGAAGCCGGATTGCGATTATTGATTGAACCGGAGCCGGTTTGTTGGGCGGACACTGGCGCGGCAACTGTGAACCTGATCTGCGCCACACACGCAACCAACCTCGGCATCAACTACGATCCGTGTAATGTCGCCTGGATGTTGCGGCGCGATCCGATTGACGAATTTGAAACCGTCGCGCAATTCATCGCCAACGTTCACATCAAAGATCAAATTGACGCGCCGCGCGGCAGCGGAATGCCGATATGGGTTGTGCCGGGCCAAGGCATGATGGATTATCGCCCGCATTTCGCCGCGCTGAAACGAATGGGATATTCCGGCAACATTTCGTTGGAACCGCACATGGATGGCAGCTTGGAAACGATTCTGAATTGCAAACGGGCCGTTGAACGATTGTGGGATGAGGCTTGA